One part of the Sorangiineae bacterium MSr11954 genome encodes these proteins:
- a CDS encoding DUF1801 domain-containing protein, whose protein sequence is MTEAKAGANAKTESASSLIDQRIRDLDGWRGETLARMRALILEVDPEVVEEWKWMGTPVWSRRGIICTGETYKQVVKLTFTQGAMLPDPANLFNSSLEGNVRRAIDIREGEKVDARAFKALVKAAVAHNAGKAKPARAAGKSKPKA, encoded by the coding sequence GTGACGGAGGCGAAGGCGGGCGCGAATGCGAAGACGGAATCGGCCTCCTCCCTCATCGACCAGCGGATCCGCGATCTCGATGGCTGGCGCGGGGAGACCCTTGCCCGCATGCGGGCGCTCATCCTGGAAGTCGACCCCGAGGTGGTCGAAGAGTGGAAGTGGATGGGCACCCCCGTATGGTCGCGCCGTGGGATTATCTGCACCGGCGAGACGTACAAGCAGGTCGTGAAGCTCACGTTCACGCAGGGGGCCATGCTCCCCGATCCCGCGAACCTCTTCAATTCCAGCTTGGAAGGGAACGTGCGAAGGGCCATCGATATCCGTGAAGGGGAAAAGGTCGATGCGCGCGCATTCAAAGCGCTCGTGAAGGCCGCCGTCGCCCACAATGCCGGGAAGGCGAAGCCCGCACGCGCGGCCGGCAAGTCGAAGCCAAAGGCCTAG
- a CDS encoding metalloregulator ArsR/SmtB family transcription factor: protein MESSFAILAEPNRRTILRLLASSERSVGEIEQSLGMPQTSVSKHLRVLREAGFVEARVEAQRRVYRLRPEPLMEVDAWLEPFRRFWTVHVDALERHLDKMELASRKGKKR from the coding sequence ATGGAATCTTCGTTCGCGATCCTCGCGGAGCCAAACCGCCGGACCATCCTCCGTCTGTTGGCGTCGTCCGAGCGATCCGTCGGCGAGATCGAGCAGAGCCTGGGCATGCCCCAGACATCCGTGTCCAAGCACCTCCGCGTGCTGCGCGAGGCCGGCTTCGTGGAGGCGCGGGTCGAAGCGCAGCGGCGCGTCTATCGATTGCGGCCCGAGCCGCTGATGGAGGTCGACGCCTGGCTGGAGCCGTTCCGGCGTTTCTGGACGGTCCATGTCGATGCGCTGGAGCGCCACCTCGATAAGATGGAGCTGGCATCCCGGAAAGGAAAGAAGCGATGA